The Oceaniferula marina genome includes a window with the following:
- the mnmA gene encoding tRNA 2-thiouridine(34) synthase MnmA, whose product MSKILVGLSGGVDSAVAAALLLEQGHEVAGGYMKNWINEDEIAGECPWEQDVEDAHAVAKKLGIEFRVVDLIDQYRGRIVDYMLEGYRSGITPNPDVYCNREMKFGVFLDYALSQGFEAVGTGHYARRRERADGTADILRGADPNKDQSYFLSLMEQRQAWHARFPCGEMLKPEVRDVARRFDLPVAGKKDSQGICFIGNVKMSDFLRHYVPDSPGEIVDLDGKVLGRHKGLHLYTLGQRKGHGVASPREGMAYVVVGKDAENNQLIVGWDQQDTPGLYTKSCVVGTVSWVNKAVTSPRKIEAQPRYRAKSEPVMVTPRDDGKLDVEFVRPQRAVTAGQICAFYEGGTLLGGGVFERLS is encoded by the coding sequence ATGTCGAAGATTCTTGTTGGCCTTTCCGGGGGGGTGGATTCCGCTGTTGCAGCTGCGTTGTTGCTTGAGCAAGGGCATGAGGTAGCCGGGGGATACATGAAAAACTGGATCAACGAAGATGAGATTGCCGGTGAGTGCCCATGGGAGCAGGATGTGGAGGATGCTCATGCCGTGGCCAAGAAGCTGGGTATCGAATTCCGGGTGGTGGATTTAATTGACCAGTATCGTGGGCGTATCGTCGATTATATGCTTGAGGGATACCGCAGTGGGATTACGCCGAATCCGGACGTGTATTGTAACCGCGAGATGAAATTTGGTGTGTTTCTCGATTATGCCTTGTCGCAGGGCTTTGAGGCGGTGGGCACGGGGCATTATGCCCGGAGGCGGGAGCGGGCTGACGGCACGGCGGATATTTTGCGTGGTGCGGACCCGAATAAGGACCAGAGTTATTTTTTGTCGTTGATGGAGCAACGTCAGGCCTGGCACGCCCGATTCCCGTGTGGGGAAATGCTCAAGCCAGAAGTGCGCGATGTCGCCCGGCGCTTCGATTTGCCGGTGGCAGGGAAAAAAGACAGCCAGGGGATTTGTTTTATCGGCAATGTCAAGATGAGCGATTTTCTTCGCCATTATGTGCCGGATAGCCCGGGTGAGATTGTCGATCTCGATGGCAAGGTGCTGGGACGGCACAAGGGGCTGCACCTCTACACCCTGGGCCAGCGGAAAGGTCACGGCGTGGCCTCTCCGCGTGAGGGAATGGCCTATGTGGTGGTCGGTAAGGACGCCGAAAACAATCAGCTCATTGTCGGCTGGGATCAGCAGGACACACCGGGGCTCTATACCAAGAGCTGCGTTGTTGGCACTGTGTCATGGGTCAACAAAGCGGTGACATCGCCGCGTAAGATCGAGGCCCAGCCGCGTTACCGGGCGAAGAGTGAGCCGGTGATGGTGACTCCCCGGGATGACGGTAAGCTGGATGTCGAGTTTGTGCGGCCCCAACGGGCGGTGACCGCCGGGCAAATCTGTGCTTTTTACGAGGGCGGCACCTTGCTGGGTGGCGGGGTGTTTGAACGCTTATCCTAG